In one Papio anubis isolate 15944 chromosome 11, Panubis1.0, whole genome shotgun sequence genomic region, the following are encoded:
- the SFXN4 gene encoding sideroflexin-4 isoform X1 produces the protein MSLEQEEETQHGLLLGCSDAVPAFIEPNVRFWITTVRQSFIRRFLLWTELLDPTNVFISVESIENSRQLLCTNEDASNPASEDQRIQEAWKRSLATVHPDSSNLIPKLFRPAAFLPFMAPTVFLSMMPPKGIKSVILPQVFLYTYMTAFNSINGNRSYTCKPLERSLLMAGTIASSTFLGVVPHFIQMKYGLTNPWIKRLLPVVFLVQASGMNVYMSRNIESIKGIAVMDKEGNVLGHSTIAGTKAIRETAASRTVLFGTSALIPEIFTYFFKRTQFFLKNPGSLWILKLSCTFLTMGLMVPVSFSIFPQIGQIQCRRHEEKIQPSIEETEIFYHRGV, from the exons ATGTCCCTAGAACAAGAGGAGGAAACGCAACACGGGCTGCTCCTAGGATGCAGCGACGCCGTCCCCGCCTTCATTGAGCCCAACGTGCGCTTCTGGATCACCACCGTGCGCCAA TCCTTTATTCGACGATTTCTTCTATGGACAGAATTATTAGATCCTACAAATGTGTTCATTTCAGTT GAAAGTATAGAAAACTCGAGGCAACTATTGTGCACAAATGAAGATGCTTCCAACCCCGCCTCGGAGGACCAAAGG atACAAGAAGCTTGGAAGCGGAGTCTT GCCACAGTGCATCCCGACAGCAGCAACCTGATCCCCAAGCTTTTTCGACCTGCAG CGTTCCTGCCTTTCATGGCGCCCACG GTATTTTTGTCAATGATGCCACCAAAAGGGATCAAGTCCGTGATTTTACCTCAG GTTTTCCTCTATACCTACATGACAGCGTTCAACAGCATCAATGGAAACAGAAGTTAT ACTTGTAAACCACTAGAAAGATCATTATTAATGGCGGGAACCATTGCTTCTTCAACCTTCTTAGGA gTAGTGCCTCACTTTATCCAGATGAAGTATGGCCTGACTAACCCTTGGATTAAGAGACTCTTACCTGTGGTCTTCCTCG TGCAAGCCAGTGGAATGAATGTCTACATGTCCCGAAATATTGAATCCATTAAGGGGATTGCGGTCATGGACAAGGAAGGCAATGTCCTGGGCCATTCCACAATTGCTGGGACAAAG GCTATTAGAGAAACGGCAGCATCCAGGACAGTGCTGTTTGGGACCTCTGCTCTGATTCCTGAAATCTTCACctacttttttaaaag GACCCAGTTTTTCCTGAAAAACCCAGGGTCATTGTGGATCCTGAAACTGTCTTGTACTTTCCTGACAATGGGACTGATGGTGCCAGTTTCTTTTAGTATATTTCCACAGATTGGACAG
- the SFXN4 gene encoding sideroflexin-4 isoform X3 yields the protein MSLEQEEETQHGLLLGCSDAVPAFIEPNVRFWITTVRQSFIRRFLLWTELLDPTNVFISVESIENSRQLLCTNEDASNPASEDQRIQEAWKRSLATVHPDSSNLIPKLFRPAAFLPFMAPTVFLSMMPPKGIKSVILPQVFLYTYMTAFNSINGNRSYTCKPLERSLLMAGTIASSTFLGVVPHFIQMKYGLTNPWIKRLLPVVFLVQASGMNVYMSRNIESIKGIAVMDKEGNVLGHSTIAGTKDPVFPEKPRVIVDPETVLYFPDNGTDGASFF from the exons ATGTCCCTAGAACAAGAGGAGGAAACGCAACACGGGCTGCTCCTAGGATGCAGCGACGCCGTCCCCGCCTTCATTGAGCCCAACGTGCGCTTCTGGATCACCACCGTGCGCCAA TCCTTTATTCGACGATTTCTTCTATGGACAGAATTATTAGATCCTACAAATGTGTTCATTTCAGTT GAAAGTATAGAAAACTCGAGGCAACTATTGTGCACAAATGAAGATGCTTCCAACCCCGCCTCGGAGGACCAAAGG atACAAGAAGCTTGGAAGCGGAGTCTT GCCACAGTGCATCCCGACAGCAGCAACCTGATCCCCAAGCTTTTTCGACCTGCAG CGTTCCTGCCTTTCATGGCGCCCACG GTATTTTTGTCAATGATGCCACCAAAAGGGATCAAGTCCGTGATTTTACCTCAG GTTTTCCTCTATACCTACATGACAGCGTTCAACAGCATCAATGGAAACAGAAGTTAT ACTTGTAAACCACTAGAAAGATCATTATTAATGGCGGGAACCATTGCTTCTTCAACCTTCTTAGGA gTAGTGCCTCACTTTATCCAGATGAAGTATGGCCTGACTAACCCTTGGATTAAGAGACTCTTACCTGTGGTCTTCCTCG TGCAAGCCAGTGGAATGAATGTCTACATGTCCCGAAATATTGAATCCATTAAGGGGATTGCGGTCATGGACAAGGAAGGCAATGTCCTGGGCCATTCCACAATTGCTGGGACAAAG GACCCAGTTTTTCCTGAAAAACCCAGGGTCATTGTGGATCCTGAAACTGTCTTGTACTTTCCTGACAATGGGACTGATGGTGCCAGTTTCTTTTAG
- the SFXN4 gene encoding sideroflexin-4 isoform X2 produces MSLEQEEETQHGLLLGCSDAVPAFIEPNVRFWITTVRQESIENSRQLLCTNEDASNPASEDQRIQEAWKRSLATVHPDSSNLIPKLFRPAAFLPFMAPTVFLSMMPPKGIKSVILPQVFLYTYMTAFNSINGNRSYTCKPLERSLLMAGTIASSTFLGVVPHFIQMKYGLTNPWIKRLLPVVFLVQASGMNVYMSRNIESIKGIAVMDKEGNVLGHSTIAGTKAIRETAASRTVLFGTSALIPEIFTYFFKRTQFFLKNPGSLWILKLSCTFLTMGLMVPVSFSIFPQIGQIQCRRHEEKIQPSIEETEIFYHRGV; encoded by the exons ATGTCCCTAGAACAAGAGGAGGAAACGCAACACGGGCTGCTCCTAGGATGCAGCGACGCCGTCCCCGCCTTCATTGAGCCCAACGTGCGCTTCTGGATCACCACCGTGCGCCAA GAAAGTATAGAAAACTCGAGGCAACTATTGTGCACAAATGAAGATGCTTCCAACCCCGCCTCGGAGGACCAAAGG atACAAGAAGCTTGGAAGCGGAGTCTT GCCACAGTGCATCCCGACAGCAGCAACCTGATCCCCAAGCTTTTTCGACCTGCAG CGTTCCTGCCTTTCATGGCGCCCACG GTATTTTTGTCAATGATGCCACCAAAAGGGATCAAGTCCGTGATTTTACCTCAG GTTTTCCTCTATACCTACATGACAGCGTTCAACAGCATCAATGGAAACAGAAGTTAT ACTTGTAAACCACTAGAAAGATCATTATTAATGGCGGGAACCATTGCTTCTTCAACCTTCTTAGGA gTAGTGCCTCACTTTATCCAGATGAAGTATGGCCTGACTAACCCTTGGATTAAGAGACTCTTACCTGTGGTCTTCCTCG TGCAAGCCAGTGGAATGAATGTCTACATGTCCCGAAATATTGAATCCATTAAGGGGATTGCGGTCATGGACAAGGAAGGCAATGTCCTGGGCCATTCCACAATTGCTGGGACAAAG GCTATTAGAGAAACGGCAGCATCCAGGACAGTGCTGTTTGGGACCTCTGCTCTGATTCCTGAAATCTTCACctacttttttaaaag GACCCAGTTTTTCCTGAAAAACCCAGGGTCATTGTGGATCCTGAAACTGTCTTGTACTTTCCTGACAATGGGACTGATGGTGCCAGTTTCTTTTAGTATATTTCCACAGATTGGACAG